The Trichomycterus rosablanca isolate fTriRos1 chromosome 13, fTriRos1.hap1, whole genome shotgun sequence sequence AAAGATGAACGGTCCACTGTGGAGATCCTTAAtgggagcagctgaaaggaATTGTTCCTTCAATATTGTACATATTCCTATTAAgtcacaaaaactcattcagaAATCACTGATATCCAAAGACTGACATGATATGAAGTGTATGTTATCTTTTGACCTTAATTGTACAGTATTTATATGGAGATGATATGGAGTCATTTAGAAagatgatttgtttgtttgtttattaggattttaacatcatgttttacattttggtgacattcatgacaggaacggtagttactcattacacaggattcatcagtttacaaggttatattgaacacagtcatggacaatctagtgtctccaattcacctcaccacttgcatgtctttggactgtagaaggaaacccacgtggacacggggagaacatgcaaactctacacagaaaggacccaaaccgccccatctggggatcgaacccaggaccctcttgctgtgaggtgacagtgctacccacttagccaccgtgccacccttaaaAAGATGAACTTGCACATAGtcatatgtatttatgtatatatgacagagGTGTTCCATCTGTCGTAGATTATAATTAAAAAGTCGATGGTTTAACATGCAAACTAAGCCTGTTCCAACTGAGATTTTAACCAACGACCATACAACATTAATGATTTATGGAAACACCGCAAATATTTATTAAGGACCTGTCCAACAATTAATCCTTAACATGCAGTTTATCAGTGTGCCACTGATAATGCATCTCCAGTTTGTTGATGCATGAAAATGTAGGACAACTATAGGATAGTATAGTAAATAGCATATATTttgtataataatacattatatgtaaatgttattgtaaaATCAGCAATCATAAAACAAAccaacccttttttttttttttcatcaccCACGTTGTCCTGTTCAGGGCTGTGCCAAGTCCAGTTCCACCAGTAAACTTTGgccgcaaggcaggaataccaagGTTTTCTATTATAACAAGGGTTTCCTCTTTCAACTCACGGCTTATTTTTCCAGTACAAGAATTTCCATACCGAGTTCACATATTACAAAGAATGTTTGCTCAGTAAGTTTGTCTATAACAGAAGAATTGCCTATTCTCATATTGCTAATATTTAAAGctgaaaacattattttaaaatgttcatagaaaataaacatacaagcaGGTTTTTGacagtacatttattttataactgAAAACCCTTTTAAATATAGAACATTTCCAATTCACAGATACAAGTCACACATAAATGCACAaagaaaactaacaaaaaagATGATTTTATAGACTCAGTGTTCCTTCAGCTGTCTTCTGCTTCCTTGGTCACTTTTTTGCCTATGAACTGCTTTCTGTTCTTCTGAACTTGAAGCTACATTTGGAAAGACAATTAAaacatattaacaaaatataagACTATAATAAATAAGATGTTTTCAAATGCTTTTGTTAGGTGAACCAACTTTTAAAGCTGAAAAATCTCCCAACCACAAGCTTACTCCTTTCAGCTCCTCACTATGCATCCATAAGTGAGTCCTTTACATCTCAAATATAAGTTCATATAGCTGAAATTAAATTGCCTAAGCTAATAAAATTACAATGTTAGTTAGAACTTTCTTTAAACAGGAATTAGTACTAACACTCCTTTTGCATTCTCATGTGGATAgaaacaacatctattttttgtCATCATATATGGCCATGATCAATCAGTGATAATATGGGCAAGCAAATCCCTGTATGTATGACTTAACAGGAGGATATTACAGAACAcaattacagtaaaataaatgtgcttGTTTCCACACCTCACATAGTGTATCTTGTGCTCAAAAGGAATGGGGACAGTGGTCAGCAATTAGAGCACTGGATTGTTGTTTGGAAGGCCCTTGGTTCAACACATGAcctccaggttgccactgttgggtgaCTAAGCATGGCCCATACCTCTCAGcagcttgcattgtattcggtCACAATTTAAAGTCGCACTAAATAAAAAGCATTGGTGAAATACCATATCTGAAAATGTTTAAACTGACAGACTGTACCTTGGTGCTCTCAATAACATGATGGTCTTGTTGAAGAGCATTCTGCAGTCCTTCCTCTGATGAATAGCCAATCCAACAGAAGCCCCTGTGAAAGCCTGTTTCTTTATCCTGGTGAGGAAAATAGTCAGTTAACGCATTTTAGCCAAAATGTTTCCTAACAAAAACCGAGTAGAGCTGCTTGATATACTTACAAAAGGCAGGAGACATTTCTTCACATGGCCAAATTGCCCAAAATATTCTTTAACCTCCTctgaaaatgaaatggaaaaacATACATTAAAAATGATCCAGCCTTTTATTTCATCTGGATCCATCTGACGATTGTCTGTATTAATGAAAGCACATCACTTACAAACAAGATATTTAAGAACTGTTGTTGGGGAGAAAAATCTTGCTGAATGTACTTttgtaaaacatattttataacTTAAATTTATTTCTAAATTTAAAAGATTTAAATGAAATTGAATTATTTAGAGAAGAAACTGATttaggttaaataaataaatgcatttttacaCAGGCATTACATCAGCAAAAtgtaaagcatctttttacatATCACAGCATTTAGGCATTGGTGGGTTTGAACCAaagacctttcaattactagtccagtaccttaaccgctgagctaccactgccccaatTGCTATTAAGGTTTCACTAATGCCAGTCTACAGACCACTGGTTAAAGTTACCAAACCAGTTTGCAAACAGATACGAGTGTGGCCAGAAGGGTCTTCAGAGgcacttcaggactgttttaacACCACAGACTGGAATATGTTTAAACAAGCTGCTACctacaacaccaccaccactgacCTCCAAGAATACACAGATACTGTCTGTGCCTACGTCACCAAATGTGTTGATGATGTAACTGACTTTAAGACCATCACCGTTCGGGGCAATCAGAAGCCATGGTTGAAGGTGGAGGTTTTCAGACTTCTGAAAGATAGAAATGCTGCCTTCAGAGCTGGAGACCAAGAGGGGCTGAGGACAGCTAGAAAGAACCTATCCCACGGCATCAGAAAGGCCAAGAGGCAACACTCCAGGAGGATAGCACATCGCTTCAGCAACAGCAGAGACACGCGGAACCTGTGGCAGGGGATTCAGACCATCACGGACTACAAGCCCCCTTCGCAGACCTGTGACAGCACCACCACTCTGCTGAACGTCTTCTTCGCTCGGTTTGAAGCATTCAACAACACGCCTGCACTGAAATCTCCAACCCCTTCTGACGACCTGGTGCTGAAGCTGTCCCCGGACAGCGTGAGAAGATCATTCAGCAGGATCAATGCATGTAAAGCTCCTGGTCCTGACAACATTCCTGGTCGTGTGCTAAGGGACTGTGCGGGGGAACTTGCAGACGTCTTCACTGACATCTTTAACATCTCACTGAGTCAGGCTGTTGTTCCTACATGCTTTAAAGCCACCACCATCATCCCTGTCCCGAAGAAGGCGTCGCCCTCCTGTTTTAATGACTACCGCCCAGTTGCACTCACCCCCATCCTCATGAAGTGTTTCGAACGGCTAGTCATGCAACACATCAAATCGGTCCTTCCCCCCTCTTTGGACCCCTTTCAGTTAGCATATCGGTCAAATCGATCGACTGATGACGCCATCTCCACTGTCCTCCACTCAGCCCTTACTCATCTGGACTCTAAAGACTCCTATGTACGAATGCTATTTATAGACTTCAACTCTGCATTCAATACGATCATCTCCCAACAGCTCATTCTCAAACTCGACAGGCTGGggctgaacacctcactgtgcaACTGGCTGTTAGACTTCCTGACTGGAAGACCACAGTCAGTACGGGTCGGCAGTAACACATCCAACACCATCGCTCTGAACACGGGGGCTCCCAAGGATGTGTGCTGAGCCCTCTCCTATTCACTTTGCTGACCCACGACTGCACACCATTGCACAGCTCCAACCTCTTCATTAAGTTCGCGGACGACACGACTGTGGTGGGTCTCATAAAGAACAATGACGAGACAAACTACAGAAGTGAGGTGAGTCACCTGTCCCAGTGGTGCAAACACAACAATCTTTCCTTAAACGTTGAAAAAACGAAAGAGATTGTTGTGGATTTCAGAAGATCATGCACACAACATGCTCCTCTGACCATCAACGGTGCTGCTGTGGAAAGGGTGAGCAGCACCAAGTTCTTGGGTGTGCACATCACTGAGGACCTCTCCTGGACTAATAACACAACATCTCTAGCCAGGAGGGCTCATCAGCATCTCTACTTCCTCCGCAAGCTGAGAAGAGCCAGAGCTCCAGCCCCCATCATGTGTACCCTTTACAGAAGTACCATCGAGAGTGTCCTGACCAGCTGCATTACGGTATGGTGCGGTGCCTGCACCGCGTCCTGCCGCAAGACCCTCCAACGCATCGTGAGAGCAGCTGAGAAGATCATTGGCACCTCTCTTCCTACCCTCCACGAACTTCACAACACCCGCCTCACCCGAAAAGCCCTCTGCAAGGCAGGTGATTCCACCCACTCACTACACAGCTTCTTCAGTCTGCTGCCATCAGGAAGGAGACTGCGGAGTCTCCGGGCCAAGACCAGCCGACTGAGGGACAGCACCATCCACTAGGTGGTCAGGATCCTCAACTCGCTTCCTGTTCTGCTCCCCTCTCACGAACCTAACCCCCCCCCTCACGAACCTAACCCCCCCCCCGCCCATTAATACCAAAACTTACATCCCGATTATCTTTTCAACACACATATCACTTTAATCTATAATATAATAGATTTTGCACTGCCGTCGTAATTAACTGGTTTTTAACAAAGACTTCATAATCTGCACTGCCACTTTAAATGCCTAAGTTTTTATATTGGGacttctatttttaaaattcttcaagtggtcatttttacttctatattttcatatttatgtcagtgtatatatactgtatatttgcgCTTCAGAGTGTGTTTAttcttattctatttttatattattttattctagttaattaatgttttatgttgcaccatgggtcagaGAGTAACGCAATTTCAatcctgtacatattgcagttttgacaataaagcaactttgactttgacttgaCCCCTGTCTCTTCTGAGACAACTTTCAAatcaaatggatggatgaatgctaAGCCCATGCACATTTATCAGTCTTGCCATGCCATGTGTGCATGGTTTCCACATGTGCTTAAAT is a genomic window containing:
- the slirp gene encoding SRA stem-loop-interacting RNA-binding protein, mitochondrial encodes the protein MAAPSKKVFEVFVSRIPWTVATKEVKEYFGQFGHVKKCLLPFDKETGFHRGFCWIGYSSEEGLQNALQQDHHVIESTKLQVQKNRKQFIGKKVTKEAEDS